The Hyperolius riggenbachi isolate aHypRig1 chromosome 3, aHypRig1.pri, whole genome shotgun sequence genome window below encodes:
- the MYF5 gene encoding myogenic factor 5 has product MEIVDGCHFSPSEFFYDSSCIPSPEEEFTDDFEHGMSTYDAHNQGFQESDEEEHVRAPSGHHQAGHCLMWACKACKRKSSTMDRRKAATMRERRRLKKVNHAFETLKRCTTTNPNQRLPKVEILRNAIKYIESLQDLLREQVESYYSLPGQSCSEPNSPVSSCSEGMTECSSPQWTRRNSSFNNAYCSDLQTAFPTNKLSALSSLDCLSSIVDRIASAEQCVLPLQDSISLSPSNSADSMPRTPDTPDSRPVYHVL; this is encoded by the exons ATGGAGATAGTAGATGGATGCCATTTTTCCCCTTCCGAATTCTTCTATGACAGCTCCTGCATCCCTTCTCCGGAGGAGGAATTTACAGATGACTTTGAGCATGGGATGTCCACCTATGATGCTCACAATCAAGGCTTTCAGGAGTCAGATGAAGAGGAACATGTGAGAGCCCCCTCCGGCCATCACCAGGCTGGCCACTGTCTCATGTGGGCATGCAAAGCCTGCAAGAGAAAGTCCTCCACCATGGACAGAAGGAAGGCAGCTACAATGAGGGAGAGAAGGCGGCTGAAGAAAGTCAACCATGCGTTTGAAACTCTTAAGAGATGCACCACCACAAACCCTAACCAACGCCTGCCCAAAGTGGAGATTTTAAGAAATGCCATTAAATACATAGAAAGCCTCCAAGACCTTCTAAGAGAACAAGTTGAAAGTTACTACAGCCTGCCCGGGCAAAGCTGCTCTGAGCCAAACAGTCCAGTGTCCAGCTGCTCTGAAGGCATG acagaATGCAGCAGCCCACAATGGACAAGAAGAAACAGCAGCTTCAACAATGCCTACTGCTCTGATTTACAAACCG CTTTTCCTACAAACAAGCTTTCAGCGCTCTCCAGCCTTGACTGCCTGTCTAGTATAGTGGACCGAATTGCTTCTGCTGAGCAATGTGTCCTGCCTCTGCAAGACTCCATCTCCTTATCTCCTTCCAACAGTGCGGATTCCATGCCAAGGACCCCTGACACCCCCGACTCGAGACCAGTGTACCACGTCCTTTAA